Part of the Halobaculum halobium genome, CGCCCTGGATGATGTCGTTGGCCGTCGAGTCGCCGATGTCGGCCGTGTTGCCCAGTTCGGCCGGGCTCGCGACTGCGATGCTCTGGTAGCTGTCGAAGCCCGCGTCGACGAGTTTGTCTGCGGTCGCGGGGCCGACGCCGGGAAGCTCTTGAAGATCGTCTTCTGCCATCGTACCTCATCCTTGCTCGGCTCCCCTCATAAACCCTCGTTAACACCAAAGTGGAAGTGAAACCGGGGTACTGAGTCGCGTCGCTCACGAACGGTGTACGAGGGTTCAGGAGGGATGAGGGGACTTCTCGACGGGCGGGTGTTCGTCTGGGCCGGGGGCGGCTACCCCCAGGGGTGCCCGTTCGGGCTGTCCGGCCACAGGGGGTACCAGTAGTCCTTGTCGGATTCGACGCCGAGCTCGCCGTCCAACACCGACTCCAGTTTAAATTCGATCTTGTTGTCGCGACTGCTGGTGCCGGTGGGTGCGAACGGGTAGTAGGCGCCGCGGCGGAACGAGTAGATCCAGTAGGCGTGGCGGTCGGAGTCACGCTCGTCGGCGAAGCCGAACACCGCCGCGAGCAGCCGTGAGCCGTAGCCTCGCTCGACGAACTCGTCGGCGGCGAAGTGAACGGAGGTGACGAGGTCCTCGGGGTCGTCGTCTGCGAGGACGACCCAGTGGTACCCGTGGTCGTCCTCGTGGCGGCGGAAGTCGGTGCCGGTCTCCTCCTCGCCGGCGTCGAGGATCGCCTCCACGGCGTCGACGGCCTCGGCGAAGTCGGTGGAGTCGACCGACGAGAAGCACAGCGCCGCCTCGCCGACCGAGCGGAAGCCGAGATCCGCCTCCATCGTGACGTAGGCGGTGCTCATGCCGAACAGGTCCTCGGGGTCGGCGTCGCTGACGGCGTCGGTCTCCGCGCGGGAGCCGAGCACCGATCTGAGCGTGTCGAGAATGCCCATGGTCGCTGTCGGTACTCAGGGGGCGGTCGTGTTCAAGCCGTCGCCTCGGGCGGTCGACCGTCCCACAGGGCGTCGCCGCCGCGGTCCGAGAGACGGTCGATCGCGCGACTCGCGGTCCCGGGCCGGCGCCGTCGTCAGTTGTCCTGAATCGCGTCGATCACCATCGCGGCGGCGACGACGGGCTCTTTCGGCACGCCGGTCGCGTCGTCGATGGTGATGTCGTAGGTGTCCTGCAGCGAGAACCGGCCGGAGATGGCGCCGACGTGCGCGCCGTTCGCGTCGGTGATCTCGTACCTGTGGGGGATCCAGTGACCGAACGGCAGGACGTTCCGTGCGACCGTCGTCAGCGCGCCTCGGGAGTCGATCCGCGCGATCACCGCCTCCGTCTCGGCGTCGCGGATCGTCCACGTGTCCTGCAGGACGGAGTAGTCGTTGTCGAGGATCACGACGTCATCACCGGTTTGCGAGTCGCGCAGGACGTAGTTTCCGGCGACGTCGAGCATCCCCGTCGCCTTCACGGAGAACACCTCGGTTCCGTCGGCGTCGACGAACGGGAACTCCTCTTTCAGCTTGAACAGCTTTTGTTTGCCTCGGAGGACGACGTTGCCGGCGGCGTCCTCGGCCCGGTACTTGTTCCGGACGAGGCTCTGGACGACGGTGTAGGAGTCGTCCGCGAGGTCGATTCCGGCGATGTCGTAGCGAGGATCGCTCACGGTCGTCGTTCTCGCGGAATCGCACTTGAACGTTCGCGTCGCCGGCGACTCAGGCCGTCTCGAACTGCCGCTCCAATTCCTGAAGCCGCTCGACGCGCTTCTCGGTGCTCGGGTGCGTCGAGAACAGCTTCCCGACGAACCCGGACTTGATCGGGATGACGAAGAAGGCGTTCATCTCTGCGGTGTCGCGCAGATCCTCCTTCGGGACGCGGTCCATCCCGCTGTCGATAGTGACGAGCGCGGACGCGAGCGCCCCCGGTTTGCCCGTGATGGCCGCCCCTCCGCGGTCGGCTGCGAACTCGCGGTACCGCGACAGCAGTCGGATGAGCAGGAACGAGATCACCCACACGACGAGCGAGACGACGATCGCGACGAGCACCGGCGCTTGGTTGCCGCCGCCGCGGTCGCCGCCGCCGCCGAACAGCCAGCCCCAGCGCACCACGATGAACGCCAGCGTCGAGAGGAACGACGCGATGGTCATCACCATCACGTCGCGGTTCTTGACGTGCGCCAGCTCGTGGGCGAGCACGCCCTCAAGCTCCTCGTCGTCCAGCGTGCGCAGTAGCCCGGTGGTCACGCAGACGGCGGAGCTCTTCTGTGACCGCCCGGTCGCGAACGCGTTCGGCACCCGCGAGTCGGCGACGGCCACCTTCGGCTTCGGGAGATCCGCCTGCTGTGAGAGGCGCGTGATCTTTCGATGGAGCTCCGGGTACTCCTGTTCGGACACCTCCTTCGCGCCCATCGAGTACAGCGCGAGCTTGTCGCTGAAGAAGAACTGCCCGAGCGAGAACAGCCCCATGATGGCGACTATCGCGAACAGCCCGACGAAGCGGGACAACACCGCGATGAACACGATGTAGAGGGCGAACAGCAGGAACCCGGTCAGGACCATCCGGCCCCGAAGGCCCCAGTCTGTCTTCCATTCCATACCCCGTCATACCGGACCCACGGCTTAAACGCTGTCGCGGATCGGCGCGGATCGACCGAAATTATATCCCGACGGCAGTGAGTACGACCGTGGTCGAGGCGCTCTTGATAATCGGTGTGATCGTCGCGGTGTTCGTCGGCTTCAACATCGGCGGATCCTCGACGGGCGTCTCGTTCGGCCCGGCGGTCGGCAGCGGCACCCTCTCGAAGACGACGGCGGCGGCGCTCATGTCGGTGTTTGCGCTCGCGGGCGGATGGACGGTCGGCCGCAACGTCATCGACACGATGGGCGGGGAGATCGTCCCGTCGTCGGCGTTCACCCTGGCCGCGAGCGTCGGGGTGCTCTTCTTCGTGGGAGTGGCGCTGCTGATATCCAACACGTTCGGGGTCCCGGCCTCGACGTCGATGACCGCCGTCGGCGCCATCGCGGGCCTCGGTGCGGCGACGGGGACGCTCAACGCGGACGTGATGTTGCGGATCGTCGGCTGGTGGCTCGTCGCGCCCGTCGTCGCGTTCTGGATCTGCGCGGTCGTGGGCCGGTACTTCTACCCGTATCTCGACGCCGCCTTCGCGATCGACCGATCAGCCGGCGGCGTCGTCGAGTTCGACGGCGCACGGCCCCGGATCGCGCCCGGGGCGACCGGTCGAGAAGTCGCCGGTACGGTCGCCGTGCTCCTCATCGCCTGTTACATGGCGTTCTCGGCGGGCGCCTCCAACGTCGCCAACGCGGTCGCGCCGCTGGTGGGCAACGGCTCGGTGACGGCGAGCCAGGGCGTGCTGCTGGCGGGCGCGGCGATCGCCCTCGGCGCGTTCACCATCGCCCGCCGGACGCTCGACACGGTCGGCAACGACCTCACCGACCTCCCGCTGCTGGCGGCGCTCATCGTCGAGGTCGTCGCGGCGAGCCTCATCACGTTCCTCTCGGCGATCGGGATCCCCGCCTCGCTGGCGGTCTCTGCGACGATGTCGATCGTCGGCCTCGGCTGGGGGCGAGCGACTCGGACGACGACGCTCGGCGGCGCGGTCAGCGACGCGGTCGGCGGTGCACTCGGGGGCGATGAGGCGGACGACCAGCGCCAGCGCCCGGAGGTGTCGGTGAACGCACTCGCGGCCGAGCGCTCCGGCGCCGCCGACGGCGTTCCGCCGATGGGCGAGGAACACGGCGACGAACTGCTCGCCGAAGACCTGTTCGACGCCGGAACTACTGGTCGAGTCGTCTCGTTTTGGATCTTCACGCCCACGATCTCGTTCGTCTGCTCGTACGCGCTGTTCGCGCTCGCCCCGGTGTGACGACCGGGGCGCTCGAGCTCGCAGCGGGTCGCGACCGCCGCCGATCGCGACCGCCGGCAGCAGCAGATCGGCGGTTTTGGCCCGCCTAAAGCCCCGTTAGCTCCGATATCCCCTACGAGATAGCAACAACTAATGGTGCGGCCGGCGAAACGCAGGACGAGATGCCCACGGTCGAATACCTCAACTACGAAGTGCTGGACGACAACGGCTGGGACATGGACGACGACGACCTCTTCGAACAGGCCGCCGACGCTGGCCTGGACGCCGAGGACTACGGGTCCCTCGACGTGAACGAGGGCGAGTACATCCTCGAGGCCGCCGAGGCCCAGGGCTACGACTGGCCCTTCTCGTGCCGCGCCGGCGCCTGCGCGAACTGCGCGGCGATTCTGAAGGAGGGCGAGATCGAGATGGACATGCAGCAGATCCTCTCCGACGAGGAGGTCGAGGACAAGAACGTCCGTCTGACCTGCATCGGTTCGCCGCAGGCCGACGACATCAAGATCGTCTACAACGCGAAGCACCTCGACTACCTCCAGAACCGCGTCATCTGAGCGCGGTCTCTCGCCGAACTTCTCCGTTTATTCCCAGTCGGTAGCCGTCCGGCTGTCGACGACGCTCGGATCGAGACGGGACGGCAACGCCCGGTCGCCGTCGCGGTTTCGCGATCGAGACGCGGACGGCAACGCCTAACATCTCGGACGCGCGCGAGGGCGTATGGACGTGCTCGGCGTCGCCTCCGCGGCCGACCTCATCCGGCTTCTCGTACTCCCGGGGTTCGCGTGGGCGGCCTACCGCGACATCCGAACCCGGCGGGTCGCGAGTGCGCTGTGGCTCCCGCTGCTCGCGCTCGGCGCGCTCGCGCTCGTCGTGGAGGCGGCCGGCGCGTACCCGTTCGACGGCTACGCCGGCCGGCTGTTTCTCGTCCGGGTCGGCTTCTCGCTCCTCTTTCTCGTTCCCTTCTCGGTGCTCGCCTACCGGATGGCCGCCTTCGGCGGCGCCGACGCGAAGGCGCTCGTCGTGCTCGCGGTCGCGTTCCCGACCACCCCCGCGTACGTCGTGCCCCTGTGGATCCTGCCGGACGTGACGTGGCTTCACACCGTCGGCTTCCCCGCACACCCCTCGGCGCTCGGGGTCACGGCGATGTCGGCGCTGACGAACGCGGTGCTGTTCGGCGCCGGCTACGTCGCCCTGCTGTTCGTCTCGAACGTCGCCGCCGGCCGGCTATCGTCGGCGATGTTCGTCGGCCGCTGGACCGCGGTCGAGGACCTCCCGGACGTGCACGGCCAGCTCATCCGCGTCGACGGGCTTCGCCCGCAGCGCGGCCTCGACCTCGACGCGCTCCGGATGTACCTCCGGTGGCGCGGCACCACGCTCGCGGCCCTCCGCGAGGCCCCCGAGGCACACCGGGACCCGGCGTCCGTCGGCGAGACGCACCCGCCGACCGACGGCGCGGTCCACGACGGGCCGCGGACGGACGGGGGCGTCGACGACGGCGGGTTCGAGTTCCCCGAGTCGGCCGCGACGACTGATGCCGCCGCCGATCCGGGCTCCGCCGCCGGCGACGTCGACGACCCGTGGGCCGCCGAGCGGTTCCTCGACGAGATCGACGGAACGGCCTACGGCACGGCGCCGGACACGCTCCGCGAGGGATTGGACCGCGTCGCCGCCGAGGACGCGCTGTGGGTCTCTCCCGGGCTCCCGTTCCTCGTGCCGCTGTTCGGGGGGCTCGTGCTCGCGTTGACGTACGGCGACGTGCTGACGGTCGCGCTCGGGGCGCTCGGGCTGGTCTGATATCGCCGAGGTTCCGCCGGTCCCCGACTCGGTCACGCGGGCGGAGCCGCGCCGGCCACGCACAAGACCTATTCGCCGCAGTCCCGACGTTCGGACCGATGAGTGATCCCACGCCCGACGCCGAGCCCGCCGACCGGCTCGCTGTGGACTTCGGCGACGACGGTCTCGTCCCCGCCGTCGCACAGGACGCCGACTCCGGCGAGGTGTTGATGCTCGCGTACGTAAACCAGGAGGCGCTCGCCCGCACGCGCGAGACCGGCCGTGCCCACTACTACTCGCGCTCCCGCGACGAACTGTGGGAGAAGGGCGCGACGAGCGGGCACACGCAGGACGTCCGCGAGGTCCGCGTCGACTGTGACGCCGATACCCTCCTGTATCTCGTCGATCAGGCCGGCGGCGCGTGCCACACCGGGCACCGCTCGTGTTTCCACCGCACGCTCGAGGGCGACCACGTCGGCGAGCGCGTGTTCGAACCCGACGCGGTGTACGAGTAACGGATGGCACGTGACGCCGACGCGACCCCGGACCCGAACGTGACCTCCGAGCCGACTACGTCCCCGGACCCGCTCCCGGACGCCGAGCGCGACGCGGCCGCGCTCGCAGCGACGCTCCGTGAGGCCCGCGAGCGACGGGACGACGCCGTCGACGCCGTCGAGGAACACGGCGAGTCGACGCTCTCGACCGTCCGCGACGCCGTTCAGCGCGCGGACCGCCTGCTCGACCGCTACGTCGACTCGGCGACCGGGACGGGCGACTTCCAGGCGTACGTCGAGTTTCAGGGCGAGTTCGCGGCCGTCGTCGAGGACCTCGACGAGGACGTCCCCGGGCGGGACGCGTTCGAACGGGCCAACGAGGCCGTCGACGGCCGTCGACTCTCCGAGTCGGACTTCGAACGCGCCCGCGAGGCGCTCTCGCCCGCCCGCGAGCTCGCCGGACGGCTGGCCGAGCGCGAGGCCGCCGAGGCGGCGCTCCACGACGCCGAGCGGGACGCCACGCGGCGGGTCGACGCGCTGGACGACCGGATCGCGGAGCTGGAGCGGCTCGTCGAGCTGGGGGAGGCGGATCTGACCGCGCCCACCGGGGAGCTTCGCGAGCCGATCGCCGCCTACAACGACGCCGTCGGCGACGCGTTCGACGACTTCCGCCGGGAGTCGTCCGCCCGCGAACTGCTGGCGTTCGTCGCCGACGCGGCGGAGACGCCGTTCGTCGACTACGCCGCGCCGCCGCCGGAGCTGCTCGCGTTCCTCGACTCGTCGCCCGCGGACGGGGCGGCGCTTCCGGACCTCCTCGAGTACGCCGACTACTCCGCCTCCAAGCTCGACCACTACGTCGACGACCCGGGGGCGTTCACGGCGCGGGTTCGACCGCACCGGACCTACCTCGAACGGCTGTCCGCGGAACCGCTCACGGTCGACTGGCCGCCGCCGGCCGCCGAGACGCTCCGGTTCCAGCGCGAGGAGCTCGTCTCGGTCGTCGCCA contains:
- a CDS encoding inorganic phosphate transporter, translated to MVEALLIIGVIVAVFVGFNIGGSSTGVSFGPAVGSGTLSKTTAAALMSVFALAGGWTVGRNVIDTMGGEIVPSSAFTLAASVGVLFFVGVALLISNTFGVPASTSMTAVGAIAGLGAATGTLNADVMLRIVGWWLVAPVVAFWICAVVGRYFYPYLDAAFAIDRSAGGVVEFDGARPRIAPGATGREVAGTVAVLLIACYMAFSAGASNVANAVAPLVGNGSVTASQGVLLAGAAIALGAFTIARRTLDTVGNDLTDLPLLAALIVEVVAASLITFLSAIGIPASLAVSATMSIVGLGWGRATRTTTLGGAVSDAVGGALGGDEADDQRQRPEVSVNALAAERSGAADGVPPMGEEHGDELLAEDLFDAGTTGRVVSFWIFTPTISFVCSYALFALAPV
- the htpX gene encoding zinc metalloprotease HtpX, producing the protein MEWKTDWGLRGRMVLTGFLLFALYIVFIAVLSRFVGLFAIVAIMGLFSLGQFFFSDKLALYSMGAKEVSEQEYPELHRKITRLSQQADLPKPKVAVADSRVPNAFATGRSQKSSAVCVTTGLLRTLDDEELEGVLAHELAHVKNRDVMVMTIASFLSTLAFIVVRWGWLFGGGGDRGGGNQAPVLVAIVVSLVVWVISFLLIRLLSRYREFAADRGGAAITGKPGALASALVTIDSGMDRVPKEDLRDTAEMNAFFVIPIKSGFVGKLFSTHPSTEKRVERLQELERQFETA
- a CDS encoding LURP-one-related/scramblase family protein produces the protein MSDPRYDIAGIDLADDSYTVVQSLVRNKYRAEDAAGNVVLRGKQKLFKLKEEFPFVDADGTEVFSVKATGMLDVAGNYVLRDSQTGDDVVILDNDYSVLQDTWTIRDAETEAVIARIDSRGALTTVARNVLPFGHWIPHRYEITDANGAHVGAISGRFSLQDTYDITIDDATGVPKEPVVAAAMVIDAIQDN
- a CDS encoding DUF7118 family protein — encoded protein: MARDADATPDPNVTSEPTTSPDPLPDAERDAAALAATLREARERRDDAVDAVEEHGESTLSTVRDAVQRADRLLDRYVDSATGTGDFQAYVEFQGEFAAVVEDLDEDVPGRDAFERANEAVDGRRLSESDFERAREALSPARELAGRLAEREAAEAALHDAERDATRRVDALDDRIAELERLVELGEADLTAPTGELREPIAAYNDAVGDAFDDFRRESSARELLAFVADAAETPFVDYAAPPPELLAFLDSSPADGAALPDLLEYADYSASKLDHYVDDPGAFTARVRPHRTYLERLSAEPLTVDWPPPAAETLRFQREELVSVVAKFAPEPTVARARELREAADHPEYERLRRAAEAEAELSDEEVERVASGEAAAELAEARDRRESLAATLDETGEGE
- the pspAB gene encoding PspA-associated protein PspAB gives rise to the protein MGILDTLRSVLGSRAETDAVSDADPEDLFGMSTAYVTMEADLGFRSVGEAALCFSSVDSTDFAEAVDAVEAILDAGEEETGTDFRRHEDDHGYHWVVLADDDPEDLVTSVHFAADEFVERGYGSRLLAAVFGFADERDSDRHAYWIYSFRRGAYYPFAPTGTSSRDNKIEFKLESVLDGELGVESDKDYWYPLWPDSPNGHPWG
- the fer gene encoding ferredoxin Fer, giving the protein MPTVEYLNYEVLDDNGWDMDDDDLFEQAADAGLDAEDYGSLDVNEGEYILEAAEAQGYDWPFSCRAGACANCAAILKEGEIEMDMQQILSDEEVEDKNVRLTCIGSPQADDIKIVYNAKHLDYLQNRVI
- the hisI gene encoding phosphoribosyl-AMP cyclohydrolase; this encodes MSDPTPDAEPADRLAVDFGDDGLVPAVAQDADSGEVLMLAYVNQEALARTRETGRAHYYSRSRDELWEKGATSGHTQDVREVRVDCDADTLLYLVDQAGGACHTGHRSCFHRTLEGDHVGERVFEPDAVYE
- a CDS encoding prepilin peptidase, which translates into the protein MDVLGVASAADLIRLLVLPGFAWAAYRDIRTRRVASALWLPLLALGALALVVEAAGAYPFDGYAGRLFLVRVGFSLLFLVPFSVLAYRMAAFGGADAKALVVLAVAFPTTPAYVVPLWILPDVTWLHTVGFPAHPSALGVTAMSALTNAVLFGAGYVALLFVSNVAAGRLSSAMFVGRWTAVEDLPDVHGQLIRVDGLRPQRGLDLDALRMYLRWRGTTLAALREAPEAHRDPASVGETHPPTDGAVHDGPRTDGGVDDGGFEFPESAATTDAAADPGSAAGDVDDPWAAERFLDEIDGTAYGTAPDTLREGLDRVAAEDALWVSPGLPFLVPLFGGLVLALTYGDVLTVALGALGLV